The Sulfurimonas hydrogeniphila genome includes a window with the following:
- the pheT gene encoding phenylalanine--tRNA ligase subunit beta, translating into MIVTKSWLNEWIDLEGISTKELADTFNAIGLEVDRIHEYRVPAKIVFGKVLECEKHPDADKLNICQVDIGSCIRQIVCGASNVRAGLHVVVATIGAVMPSGLVIKPVKLRGVDSEGMICSASEIGLPDLGKGIMELDASVGTFSLGQDVNENPLFNDDLIEIELTANRGDCLSIRGVARDLSAAFDRPVKEYEQTDNDEKRGIGRILSLTHEKDLDVNLRYKAIDLKELVLPFIVKLRLGQIEESRKCDVEAMTLYVTHATGVILRAYRHEFFTKDDEVMAKIILGEDENGYACIKTQEGQIASIVGIIQKDESKVTKNEGIVLLEASYIPPDIISKKMAEKKIESGPMFYKTSRGSEPELNGGLSYCIDLIESNSVSSTFSGSIELSTSFREKNVIVTKQEIDEIIGANIDKIVITKILKNLGFDVSKSSVDKFVISIPQFRHDIANKQDIVEEIVRMVGIDNIPSKPFLLKEANRLEDNYFEYKKRSVFRHRCAQSGFFESVHFVFDEKKILESYGFETTKKDLELLNPIVQTLDTLRPTLLTGLLKAASSNIKNGYASVRLFEIGSVFTPTREESYKMSFVFSGDKENENLANSGKPEKVDFAFFVQKIADVVGDIELREYTTKHALSHTYQSAEVLLNNAVIGELFRVHPEVEKAYDLHRTYMCELDLQKIPYALKTAQQRSKYQASFRDLSIIMPKDMSYERVKDVIHTHARKEVVRFYPVDKYSDESLGDNISLSLRFVLQSDEKTLEEEDITTAMDSILDALNKKLGIGLR; encoded by the coding sequence ATGATAGTTACGAAGAGTTGGTTAAACGAATGGATTGACCTGGAAGGAATTTCGACAAAGGAACTCGCTGATACTTTTAACGCTATCGGTCTGGAGGTTGACAGGATTCACGAATATCGTGTACCTGCAAAAATAGTTTTTGGAAAAGTATTAGAGTGTGAAAAACATCCCGATGCAGACAAACTCAATATCTGCCAGGTTGATATAGGGTCGTGTATCCGTCAAATTGTATGCGGTGCTTCAAATGTCAGAGCAGGGTTACATGTAGTCGTGGCAACTATCGGGGCTGTAATGCCGTCAGGACTTGTGATAAAACCTGTCAAACTTCGCGGAGTAGATTCAGAGGGGATGATATGCTCGGCGTCAGAAATCGGTCTGCCTGATTTGGGCAAAGGTATTATGGAACTGGATGCAAGTGTAGGAACCTTTTCGCTTGGACAGGATGTCAATGAAAATCCTCTTTTCAATGATGATTTGATTGAAATAGAGTTGACAGCAAACCGTGGAGACTGTTTAAGTATTCGTGGTGTTGCAAGAGACTTGAGCGCTGCGTTTGACAGACCTGTGAAAGAGTACGAACAGACTGACAATGATGAAAAAAGAGGAATAGGACGCATTCTCTCTTTAACACATGAAAAAGATTTGGATGTAAATTTACGCTATAAAGCCATAGATTTAAAAGAACTGGTTCTGCCTTTTATTGTCAAACTCCGTCTTGGACAGATAGAAGAGTCCCGAAAATGTGATGTTGAAGCAATGACACTCTATGTGACGCATGCTACAGGTGTGATTTTGAGAGCCTACAGACATGAGTTTTTTACAAAAGATGATGAAGTGATGGCGAAGATTATTCTTGGCGAAGATGAAAACGGATATGCCTGTATCAAAACACAGGAGGGGCAAATTGCTTCCATAGTCGGTATTATTCAAAAAGATGAATCCAAAGTGACAAAAAACGAGGGAATTGTTCTTTTGGAAGCCAGTTATATTCCGCCTGATATTATTTCTAAAAAAATGGCCGAGAAAAAAATTGAATCAGGTCCAATGTTTTACAAAACATCACGGGGCAGTGAACCAGAGTTGAATGGCGGACTTTCATACTGTATTGACCTGATAGAATCAAACTCTGTCTCATCAACATTCAGCGGCAGTATAGAGTTGTCTACGTCATTCAGAGAAAAGAATGTGATTGTTACAAAGCAGGAAATTGATGAGATAATTGGTGCAAATATTGACAAAATCGTTATTACAAAGATTTTGAAAAATTTAGGTTTTGATGTTTCCAAGTCATCAGTTGACAAGTTTGTAATTTCCATACCGCAGTTTCGTCACGATATTGCAAACAAGCAGGATATTGTAGAAGAAATTGTACGGATGGTCGGGATAGACAATATCCCTTCCAAGCCCTTTCTTCTCAAAGAAGCAAACAGACTTGAAGACAACTATTTTGAATACAAAAAGCGTTCTGTCTTTAGACACAGGTGCGCACAGAGCGGATTTTTTGAATCTGTTCATTTTGTTTTTGATGAGAAAAAGATTTTAGAGTCTTACGGATTTGAAACAACAAAAAAAGACCTTGAACTTTTAAACCCAATTGTACAGACTTTAGACACTCTGCGTCCTACACTTTTAACAGGTCTGCTCAAAGCAGCATCCTCAAATATTAAAAATGGTTACGCTTCTGTCAGGCTCTTTGAAATAGGTTCTGTTTTTACCCCGACCAGGGAAGAGTCTTACAAAATGTCATTTGTTTTCAGCGGGGATAAAGAGAATGAAAATCTTGCCAACAGCGGTAAGCCTGAAAAGGTCGATTTTGCCTTTTTTGTGCAGAAGATAGCGGATGTGGTTGGCGATATAGAGTTGCGTGAGTATACGACAAAACATGCCCTTTCCCATACCTATCAGTCAGCAGAGGTTTTGTTGAACAATGCAGTGATCGGAGAACTTTTCAGAGTGCATCCTGAAGTTGAAAAAGCCTATGATCTGCATAGAACATATATGTGTGAACTTGATTTGCAAAAAATTCCTTATGCATTGAAAACCGCACAGCAGAGATCAAAATATCAGGCCTCTTTTAGAGATTTGAGCATCATAATGCCAAAAGATATGAGTTATGAGAGAGTCAAAGATGTGATTCATACACATGCACGCAAAGAAGTTGTGCGCTTTTATCCTGTTGACAAATACAGTGATGAATCACTGGGTGACAACATCAGCCTTTCTCTGCGCTTTGTACTGCAGTCTGATGAAAAAACTTTGGAAGAAGAAGATATCACAACGGCAATGGATTCTATCCTCGATGCATTAAACAAGAAACTTGGAATTGGTCTGCGATGA
- the pheS gene encoding phenylalanine--tRNA ligase subunit alpha, whose protein sequence is MKEWYDKIKEAPSVEALEEIRIAVFGKKGILAAEFAKMKDAPNEQKSQIAKDLNKHKSALMNEFTAKKIALQTQELQRAMKEEAIDVSMFGTKSSAGALHPVMETMDRIVEYFSCMNFSVKTGQIVEDDFHNFEALNLPKYHPARDMQDTFYFKDEMLLRTHTSPVQIRTMLESKPPIRMIAPGAVFRRDYDLTHTPMFHQVEGLLVDEEGKVSFANLKFILEDFLKYMFGDVKVRFRPSFFPFTEPSAEVDISCVFCQGEGCRVCSHTGWLEVLGCGIVDENVFEAVNYKNVSGYAFGLGVERFAMLIHHIGDLRSLFEGDIKLLEQFQ, encoded by the coding sequence TTGAAAGAGTGGTATGATAAAATAAAAGAAGCACCAAGTGTAGAAGCTTTAGAAGAGATTCGCATTGCTGTCTTTGGAAAAAAAGGCATATTAGCTGCCGAATTTGCTAAAATGAAAGATGCTCCAAATGAGCAAAAATCTCAAATCGCAAAAGATTTAAACAAGCACAAGAGTGCATTGATGAATGAGTTTACTGCAAAAAAAATTGCCTTGCAAACGCAAGAGTTGCAACGTGCTATGAAAGAAGAGGCCATAGATGTGTCAATGTTTGGCACAAAATCTTCAGCAGGGGCACTGCATCCTGTGATGGAAACAATGGACAGAATTGTAGAATATTTTTCATGTATGAATTTTTCTGTAAAAACAGGGCAGATTGTTGAAGATGATTTTCACAACTTTGAAGCACTCAACCTTCCAAAATACCATCCGGCACGAGATATGCAAGACACATTTTATTTTAAAGACGAAATGCTTTTACGCACACATACTTCACCTGTACAAATCAGAACAATGCTGGAGTCAAAACCGCCGATTCGTATGATCGCACCGGGTGCGGTTTTTCGCCGTGATTATGATTTGACACATACCCCGATGTTTCATCAGGTTGAGGGATTGCTTGTTGATGAAGAGGGAAAAGTCTCTTTTGCCAATTTAAAGTTCATTCTGGAAGATTTTTTAAAGTATATGTTTGGTGATGTGAAGGTTCGTTTTCGCCCTTCGTTTTTCCCTTTTACGGAGCCTTCTGCGGAAGTGGATATCTCCTGTGTGTTTTGTCAGGGAGAAGGCTGCCGTGTCTGCTCTCATACGGGATGGCTGGAAGTACTCGGCTGCGGTATTGTGGATGAAAATGTATTTGAAGCGGTCAATTACAAAAATGTCAGCGGGTATGCTTTTGGTTTGGGAGTAGAGCGTTTTGCAATGCTGATTCATCACATAGGTGACCTTCGCTCACTTTTTGAGGGAGATATTAAGTTACTGGAGCAGTTTCAATGA